AGCGTGCGCAAGGATCCCGACCAGGAGTGCCGTTTCTCCCTGTGGCGGCAGAAGCCCAACCGCATCGGTTTCAGTCGCAACCTGGCCAAGGGGTACTTCGGTGGGCGCACCATTCCCTATGCGGCCCTGCAGCTCGGTTATCACCTGGGCTTTCGCAACGTAGTGCTGGTCGGCGTGGACATGGGGACAGGTACCCAGCCTGGCCGCTTCTACGAACAGGGCGATGCGGCGCTGCCCAGCCGGCTCGACGAGGACTACGACGACTACATCCTGCCCAGTTTCGAGCTGGTGGCGCAGCGCGTAGTCGGTCCGCACTTCCGCGTATTCGGTCTGTCGCAGACCAGTCGCCTGCCGGCCAGCCTGGTGCCGCGCCTGAGCCTGGATCAGCTGGACGAGCTGCTCGCCTCGTCGTAGCAGCGCATCAGCTCTGCCCAGGGGAAGCCTTCGATCTTGCGCCGCTGCAGGTAGCCCTGCAGATGGGCGAAGTTGCGTCGTACCAGCATGCGCCCCAGTGGACGGCGCTTGAAGCGCAGGTCGAGGAAGTCGATCAGGCCGAAGTCGCCGTCCGGGGTGCGCAGGATGTTGCCCAGGTGCAGCGAGCGGAAGTAGATACCCAGGCGATGCAGCTTGAGGATATAGGCGGCCAGTGCCGGCAGCAGGCCGTCGAACTCGCTGCGCGCGTCGCGGAACAGCTTGTCCAGTGGTAGGCCGGCCAGTGGCTCGTACAGGCAGGCGCTGACCGCCTTGTCCCGGTCGATCCAGGCGCACTCGCGGATGCTCGGCGTTGCGATGCCCAGCCTCTGCAGGCGTTCGGCGCGTTCGGCGAAGCGGCGGGCATCGGGGCGCAGGCGGGCTAGCAGCGGGTTGCGCCGGCTGCGGAAGATCTTCAACAGCTCGCCGTTCGGCAGGCGAATCACCTTGGGGCCATGGCTGTCTTTTTCCAGCACATCGCCCTGGCGCAGCCAGTCTTGTAATTCGTTCGCTGTTACAATCCGCATCTTGTCTCTCTAGCCAGTCGTACGGGGCTTGCCGAATGGCCAATTCTACCCAGCAATCCAGCCTGAAGGTTTATCTGCGGTTGCTGAAATACGTGGTGCCGTACTGGGGGCTGTTTGCCATCAGTATCCTCGGCTTCCTGATCTTCGCCTCGACCCAGCCGATGCTCGGCTACATGCTCAAGTATTTCGTCGACGGTCTGAACAATCCCAACGCCGGACTGTTTTCCGAGGTGCCCTGGCTGCTCGAGCATGCGCCCTGGCTTGCCCAGTTGCCGCTGTTGCAGGCCGTACCGCTGCTGATCGTGCTGATCGCCCTGTGGCAGGGGGTTGGCTCCTTTCTGGGCAACTACTACCTGGCGCGGGTCTCCCTGGGGCTGGTGCAGGACCTGCGTACCGCGCTGTTCAACAATCTGCTGACCCTGCCCAATCGCTACTTCGACAACCACAACTCCGGGCACCTGATCTCGCGCATCACCTACAACGTGACCATGGTCACGGGGGCTGCTACCGATGCGATCAAGGTGGTGGTGCGCGAGGGTATGACGGTGGTCTTCCTGTTCGCCAGCCTGCTGTGGATGAACTGGAAGCTGACCCTGGTGATGTTGGCCATCCTGCCGATCATCGGGCTGATGGTCAGTAGCGCCAGCAAGAAGTTCCGCAAGCAGAGCAAGAAGATCCAGGTGGCCATGGGTGACGTCACCCATGTCGCCTCGGAAACCATCCAGGGCTACCGCGTGGTACGCAGCTTCGGCGGCGAGGACTACGAGCGCGAGCGCTTCTTCAGAGCTGCCGAGGACAACAAGAACAAGCAGCTGCGCATGGTCAAGACCAATGCGGTGTACACCCCCAGCCTGCAGCTGGTGATCTTCAGCGCCATGGCCGTGCTGATGTTCCTGGTGCTACTGCTACGCGGCGATGCCTCGACCGGCGACCTGGTGGCCTATATCACCCTGGCCGGCCTGCTGCCCAAGCCGATTCGCCAGCTGTCCGAGGTCAGTTCCACCATCCAGAAGGGCGTGGCCGGCGCCGAGAGCATCTTCGAGCAGCTCGACGAAACCCCCGAGGTTGACCATGGCACCCAGGAGCGCGAGCGCGTCCTCGGGCGCCTGGAAGTGCGTAACCTGAGCTTCCAGTATCCGGGCGCGGAGAAGGCCGTGCTCAGGGACATTTCCTTCGTTGCCGAGCCGGGTCAGATGATCGCTCTGGTCGGCCGCTCCGGCAGCGGCAAATCGACCCTGGCCAGCCTGATCCCGCGCTTCTACCACCACGAGCAGGGGCAGATCCTGCTCGACGGTCTGGACGTCGAGGACTACCGGCTGCGCAACCTGCGCCAGCACATCGCCCTGGTCACCCAGCACGTCACCCTGTTCAACGACACGGTGACCAACAACATCGCCTACGGCGACCTCGCCGGTGCGCCGCTGGACGACGTCAAGCGTGCCGCCGAGGCGGCCTTCGCCGCCGAGTTCATCGAGAAGATGGCGCAAGGCTACGACACCCTGGTCGGCGAGAACGGCGTGCTGCTCTCCGGTGGCCAGCGCCAGCGCCTGGCCATCGCCCGCGCGCTGCTGAAGAACGCGCCGCTGCTGATCCTCGACGAGGCCACCTCGGCGCTGGATACCGAGTCCGAGCGGCACATCCAGGCGGCCCTGGACGAGGTGATGAAGGGGCGTACCACCCTGGTCATCGCCCACCGCCTGAGCACCATCGAGAAGGCCGACCTGATTCTGGTGATGGACCAGGGTGAGATCGTCGAGCGCGGCACCCACGCCGAGCTGCTGGCGCAGAACGGCTACTACGCCCGCCTGCATGCCAGGCAGTTCGAGGAAGGCGACGAGCTGCCGCAAGCGCTGGAGCAGGACGCCTGATGCTCAGTCACCTGCGCTTCTGGCGCGAACGCGGCTGGACGCCCATCGAGGCGGCCGACTACGCCGATGCCTGGGCCAATTTCGGCGGCAGCGTCGCCACCCACCCGCAGGTGGTGGCGCGCCTGGCGGACCTGGCCGGCATCCCGGTGCGCTACCTGGGCTGGATCGCCGACGGCCAGCTGCAGGGCGCCATGCCCACCTGGGGCCGGCATATCGCCCTGGCCAAGGACGTGCTGAAGAAGCAGGGCAAGCGCGGCCTGTTCGACCTGGGCAATGCCGAGATCATCCTGCCACTGGCCCATGGCGTGCGCGTGCCGGTGCAGCACCGCATGCGCTACGTCTCGGCGCTCAATGCTGAGCAGATCAGCACCCTGCGCGAGCAGCCGGAAGGCCTGGCCCTGGCCCGCGAGCCCGAGGACTACAGCAAGAAGTTCCGCTATAACCAGCGCCGCGAGCAGCGCCTGCTGGAAGAGGCGGGCGGGGTGATCCGGCCGATGCTGGAGCTGACGGCCGAGGAGCAGGCGCGTATCTATGCCGAGCTGTTCCAGCGCCGCTGGGGCTTCGCGGCCACCGGCGCCGCCCACCTGGCCGAGGTGTTCGAGCGTCTGCGCGAGTTCATGACCGGCTCGCTGATCTACCTGAACGACGAGCCGGTGGCCATCCAGGTGCTGTACCGGGTCGAGGCGCCGCGCTGGGTCAGCCTGGAGTACATCAACGGCGGGGTCGACCCGCAGCAGCGCGAGTTCAGCCCCGGCAGCGTGCTCAGCTTCATCAATACGCAGAACGCCTGGGCCGAGGCACGCGCGCTCGGCAAGCCGCTACGCTATTCCTTCGGCCGCGCCGATCGCGAGTACAAGGATCGCTGGTGCCATCGGGTGCCCGTCTACCAGGTGTGAAGATGCAGGGTCGCAAGCAACAGCTGCTCAAACGTCATCGCCGCCACAAGCGCCTGGCCCTGCTGGCGGGCCTGCTGCTGTTGGCGCTGCTCGGCATCTTCGGCGCCTGGTGGTGGGTGCCGCTGCTCCTGCTGCTGGGCTGGATCGCCCACGAGGCCTGGTTCGCCGACCACCTGTTCTACTCGCCGCGCGACGACTATCGCTACGACTTCCCCGAGGGCACGCCCTGCCTGCCGGCGCGCCTGCAGGACGGGCACCTGCGGGTGGAGGGCGAGATCGGCGAGGCCGACACCCTGATCCTCGCCTGGCGCATCGAGGCCAGCTGGCTGGGGCGCCTGCTCGACCCGCAGCTGTGGATCGGCGCCGATCGGCAGGACTTCGAGCGTGGCGTGGCCGGCCTGCGCTACCTCAACCTGTCCGGCCAGGGCGAGGCGCTGCGCCGTGGCGAACTGCTGCTGCGTGGGCGCTTCTGTCGCCTGGTCGGGGAGGGGCGCCTCTATGCGATGCGCAATCCGGACTACGCCGCGCGCCGCCTGATGGTGATGGCGCCGCATGCCGACGACGCCGAGCTGGCGGCCTTCGGCCTCTACAGCCGCTGCCAGGAGGCCAGCATCGTCACCCTGACCCAGGGCGAGATCGAGGCCGAGCACTACCAGCGCCTGGGCCTGAGCCTGGCCGAGGCGGCCCGCCTCAAGGGCCGCCTGCGCGCCTGGGACAGCCTGGCCATCCCGCTCTGGGGCGGCGTGCCGCAGAACCGTTGCGTGCAGCTTGGCTACTACTGCCTGCAGCTGCCGGCGATGGCCGAGGCGCCGCAGCAGCCCTTCGCCTCGCGCGAATCCGGCGATTGCGACGTGCGCGGTGTGCGCCGGCACAACCCGCTGGCGCTGCCGGGCGATGCCGACGGCGTACCGAGCTGGAGCAACCTGGTCGCCGACCTGGCTGCTCTGCTCGAGCACTTCCGTCCCGAGGTGCTGGTCACCCCGCACCCCGAGCTGGACCCGCACAGCGACCATGTCGCCGCTACCCGCGCGCTGCTGGAGGCGATCCAGCTCAGCGCCTGGCAGCCGCAGACCCTGCTGCTCTACGCCAACCACCTGCACGACAACGACCGCTGGCCGATGGGCCCGGTTGGCCATGGCATCGCCCTGCCGCCAGCGCTCACCACGCTGCCGGCCGATCTGCTGTGGAGTCCCTGCTTGCCGGCCGAGGTGCAGCTGGACAAGGCCATGGCCCTGGCCATGCAGCATGACCTGCAGCTGCCGCTGCCGACCAAGAAGCGCCTGCGCCGCCTGATCCAGCGCCTGCTCGCCGGTCGCCGCTGGCCGGCCACCGGCGAGGACGAGTTCATGCGCAAGGCGGTGCGCCGCCACGAGCTGTTCTGGGTGCGGCCGCTGGGCGAGTGAGCCCCAGCCGCGCAGCCTCGCCATGCTATGATCCGCCCCGATTTTTCCGCCCCGGAGTCCCCATGAAGCTGTCCATGCCCCGTTACGATCAAGCGTCCGTCCTGGTGGTGGGCGATGTCATGCTCGACCGTTACTGGCATGGCGGCACCTCGCGCATCTCCCCCGAGGCACCGGTGCCGGTGGTCAAGGTCGAGCAGATCGAGGATCGCCCGGGCGGTGCCGCCAACGTCGCGCTGAACATCGCCGCCCTCGGCGCGCCGGCCCTGCTGGTCGGCGTCACCG
This DNA window, taken from Pseudomonas alcaligenes, encodes the following:
- the msbA gene encoding lipid A export permease/ATP-binding protein MsbA — translated: MANSTQQSSLKVYLRLLKYVVPYWGLFAISILGFLIFASTQPMLGYMLKYFVDGLNNPNAGLFSEVPWLLEHAPWLAQLPLLQAVPLLIVLIALWQGVGSFLGNYYLARVSLGLVQDLRTALFNNLLTLPNRYFDNHNSGHLISRITYNVTMVTGAATDAIKVVVREGMTVVFLFASLLWMNWKLTLVMLAILPIIGLMVSSASKKFRKQSKKIQVAMGDVTHVASETIQGYRVVRSFGGEDYERERFFRAAEDNKNKQLRMVKTNAVYTPSLQLVIFSAMAVLMFLVLLLRGDASTGDLVAYITLAGLLPKPIRQLSEVSSTIQKGVAGAESIFEQLDETPEVDHGTQERERVLGRLEVRNLSFQYPGAEKAVLRDISFVAEPGQMIALVGRSGSGKSTLASLIPRFYHHEQGQILLDGLDVEDYRLRNLRQHIALVTQHVTLFNDTVTNNIAYGDLAGAPLDDVKRAAEAAFAAEFIEKMAQGYDTLVGENGVLLSGGQRQRLAIARALLKNAPLLILDEATSALDTESERHIQAALDEVMKGRTTLVIAHRLSTIEKADLILVMDQGEIVERGTHAELLAQNGYYARLHARQFEEGDELPQALEQDA
- a CDS encoding toluene tolerance protein → MRIVTANELQDWLRQGDVLEKDSHGPKVIRLPNGELLKIFRSRRNPLLARLRPDARRFAERAERLQRLGIATPSIRECAWIDRDKAVSACLYEPLAGLPLDKLFRDARSEFDGLLPALAAYILKLHRLGIYFRSLHLGNILRTPDGDFGLIDFLDLRFKRRPLGRMLVRRNFAHLQGYLQRRKIEGFPWAELMRCYDEASSSSS
- a CDS encoding GNAT family N-acetyltransferase, which codes for MLSHLRFWRERGWTPIEAADYADAWANFGGSVATHPQVVARLADLAGIPVRYLGWIADGQLQGAMPTWGRHIALAKDVLKKQGKRGLFDLGNAEIILPLAHGVRVPVQHRMRYVSALNAEQISTLREQPEGLALAREPEDYSKKFRYNQRREQRLLEEAGGVIRPMLELTAEEQARIYAELFQRRWGFAATGAAHLAEVFERLREFMTGSLIYLNDEPVAIQVLYRVEAPRWVSLEYINGGVDPQQREFSPGSVLSFINTQNAWAEARALGKPLRYSFGRADREYKDRWCHRVPVYQV
- a CDS encoding PIG-L deacetylase family protein; this encodes MQGRKQQLLKRHRRHKRLALLAGLLLLALLGIFGAWWWVPLLLLLGWIAHEAWFADHLFYSPRDDYRYDFPEGTPCLPARLQDGHLRVEGEIGEADTLILAWRIEASWLGRLLDPQLWIGADRQDFERGVAGLRYLNLSGQGEALRRGELLLRGRFCRLVGEGRLYAMRNPDYAARRLMVMAPHADDAELAAFGLYSRCQEASIVTLTQGEIEAEHYQRLGLSLAEAARLKGRLRAWDSLAIPLWGGVPQNRCVQLGYYCLQLPAMAEAPQQPFASRESGDCDVRGVRRHNPLALPGDADGVPSWSNLVADLAALLEHFRPEVLVTPHPELDPHSDHVAATRALLEAIQLSAWQPQTLLLYANHLHDNDRWPMGPVGHGIALPPALTTLPADLLWSPCLPAEVQLDKAMALAMQHDLQLPLPTKKRLRRLIQRLLAGRRWPATGEDEFMRKAVRRHELFWVRPLGE